One window of Robiginitalea biformata HTCC2501 genomic DNA carries:
- the tsf gene encoding translation elongation factor Ts has product MVKITASEVNKLRKSTGAGMMDCKNALVEAEGDFDKAIEILRKKGQKVAAKRADRDSSEGAAIARVNDSNTEGVIVSLNCETDFVAKNDTFVSLAQKLAEIALGHASKEELLAADFEGISVQEKLIEQTGVIGEKIEIGDFRRLSAPFVGSYIHAGNKIATLVGLSAEVDGASEVAKDVAMQAAAMNPVALDESGVDQETIDKEIEIAKDQLREEGKPEAMLDNIAKGKLKRFFKDNTLVNQAFIKDGKISVAEYVKSADKDLKVTGFERVALG; this is encoded by the coding sequence ATGGTTAAGATTACCGCCTCTGAGGTAAACAAATTGAGAAAATCTACCGGTGCAGGCATGATGGACTGTAAAAATGCGTTGGTGGAAGCCGAGGGAGACTTCGACAAAGCCATCGAAATCCTCCGTAAAAAAGGTCAGAAGGTGGCTGCCAAGCGCGCAGACCGCGATTCGTCCGAAGGAGCTGCCATCGCCAGGGTCAATGATTCAAACACCGAAGGTGTGATCGTTTCCCTGAACTGCGAGACCGACTTTGTGGCCAAAAACGATACGTTTGTATCCCTGGCGCAGAAGTTGGCCGAAATTGCCCTGGGACATGCCAGCAAAGAAGAGCTGCTGGCCGCAGATTTCGAAGGGATCAGCGTACAGGAAAAACTCATTGAGCAAACCGGCGTTATCGGCGAAAAAATTGAGATCGGCGACTTCCGCCGCCTCAGCGCTCCGTTTGTCGGGTCGTATATCCACGCGGGGAACAAGATTGCCACGCTTGTGGGCTTGTCTGCCGAAGTAGACGGCGCCTCCGAGGTAGCTAAAGACGTGGCCATGCAGGCTGCGGCTATGAACCCGGTTGCCCTGGACGAAAGCGGGGTGGACCAGGAGACCATCGACAAGGAAATCGAGATTGCCAAGGACCAACTCCGGGAGGAGGGCAAGCCGGAGGCGATGCTCGACAATATTGCCAAAGGCAAGCTCAAGCGTTTTTTCAAGGATAATACGCTGGTGAACCAGGCCTTTATCAAAGACGGTAAGATCAGTGTTGCCGAGTATGTAAAATCGGCCGACAAGGACCTGAAGGTCACCGGTTTTGAGCGCGTTGCCCTTGGGTAA
- the rpsI gene encoding 30S ribosomal protein S9 translates to MEVIHKIGRRKTAVARVYVSQGNGSITVNKKDLAEYFPTATLQYKVKQPFTLTENENNYDVSVNVFGGGITGQAEAVRLALSRALCEIDEEHRATLKPEGLLTRDPRMVERKKYGQKKARKKFQFSKR, encoded by the coding sequence ATGGAGGTGATTCATAAAATCGGCAGGAGGAAAACAGCCGTGGCACGGGTATATGTTTCCCAGGGCAATGGCTCCATCACTGTGAACAAAAAAGACCTGGCGGAATACTTCCCGACGGCAACACTTCAATACAAGGTGAAACAACCTTTCACCCTGACGGAAAACGAGAACAACTACGATGTAAGCGTCAACGTATTTGGCGGGGGCATCACCGGGCAGGCGGAAGCCGTGCGCCTGGCGCTTTCCCGCGCTTTGTGCGAGATTGACGAGGAACACCGGGCCACCCTGAAGCCGGAAGGCCTCCTGACCCGGGATCCGAGAATGGTGGAACGCAAGAAGTACGGTCAGAAAAAAGCCCGGAAGAAGTTCCAGTTCTCCAAACGTTAA
- the frr gene encoding ribosome recycling factor: MNEDIQFILDSAKENMDNAISHLEKELVKIRAGRASPSMLSSVMVDYYGSQTPLNQMSNVNTPDARTISVQPWEKAMIPNIETAITNANLGFNPMNNGEMVIINVPPLTEERRKQLVKQAKAEAEEAKVSIRAARQDANKEIKALDISEDLEQNAEIDIQELTDTYTERVDGILEHKEAEIMKV, from the coding sequence ATGAACGAAGACATTCAATTTATCCTGGACAGCGCAAAGGAGAACATGGATAATGCAATCTCCCACCTGGAAAAAGAGCTCGTGAAAATCCGGGCCGGCAGAGCCAGCCCGTCCATGCTTTCCTCCGTGATGGTGGATTACTACGGGAGCCAGACGCCCCTGAACCAGATGTCCAACGTAAACACCCCGGACGCCCGGACAATTTCCGTACAGCCCTGGGAAAAGGCCATGATCCCGAATATCGAGACGGCCATCACCAATGCCAACCTGGGGTTCAACCCGATGAACAACGGGGAAATGGTCATCATCAATGTCCCCCCGCTGACCGAGGAGCGCCGCAAGCAGCTCGTCAAGCAGGCCAAGGCAGAAGCGGAAGAGGCGAAAGTCAGTATCCGCGCCGCCCGCCAGGACGCAAACAAGGAGATTAAGGCGCTGGACATTTCCGAGGATCTCGAACAGAATGCCGAGATCGACATCCAGGAACTCACCGACACATACACCGAGCGCGTGGACGGCATCCTGGAGCACAAGGAAGCCGAAATCATGAAGGTGTAG
- the asnS gene encoding asparagine--tRNA ligase: protein MTRIRSILSEAPLLSEVSVSGWVRTFRSNRFIALNDGSTLENLQCVVDFENFDEATLRRINTGAALTVRGTLVESQGRGQKVEVQVSQLEIHGDADPESYPIQPKKHSMEFLREQAHLRIRTNTFAAVMRVRSALAFGVHEYFTRNGFYYFHAPIITGSDAEGAGEMFRVSTLDPLTPPRDESGNVDFGEDFFGKETNLTVSGQLEAEAYAMALGKVYTFGPTFRAENSNTSRHLAEFWMIEPEMAFYDLDANMDLAEDFIQEVIRYVLKHCEEDLAFLDKRLEDEEKRKPQAERSGMGLIEKLRFVTDQPFKRVTYTEAIEILRNSKPNKKKKFQYPIDAWGADLQSEHERYLVEKHFQCPVILFNYPAEIKAFYMRLNDDGKTVRAMDILFPGIGEIVGGSQREERLDVLQEKMQQLGIDEKELWWYLDLRRFGTAVHSGFGLGFERLVQFATGMGNIRDVIPFPRTPQNAEF, encoded by the coding sequence ATGACGCGTATACGATCCATCCTCAGCGAAGCCCCGTTGCTCAGTGAAGTCAGCGTATCCGGCTGGGTCCGAACCTTTCGTTCCAACCGCTTCATCGCCCTGAACGACGGGTCGACGCTGGAGAACCTGCAATGTGTCGTGGATTTTGAAAATTTTGACGAGGCAACACTCCGCCGGATCAACACCGGGGCAGCCCTGACCGTACGGGGAACGCTCGTGGAAAGTCAGGGCCGCGGCCAAAAGGTGGAGGTACAGGTAAGCCAGCTGGAAATCCACGGGGATGCCGACCCGGAAAGCTATCCGATTCAGCCCAAGAAACACTCCATGGAATTTCTCCGGGAGCAGGCCCACCTGCGAATCCGCACCAATACGTTCGCCGCGGTGATGCGGGTGCGTTCCGCCCTGGCCTTTGGCGTACACGAGTATTTCACCAGGAACGGGTTCTACTATTTTCACGCCCCGATCATCACCGGATCCGATGCGGAAGGGGCCGGGGAGATGTTCCGGGTGAGCACCCTCGATCCGCTGACACCCCCCAGGGACGAGTCCGGCAATGTGGATTTCGGGGAAGACTTTTTCGGGAAGGAAACAAACTTGACGGTTTCGGGTCAATTGGAAGCCGAGGCGTACGCCATGGCCCTGGGCAAGGTCTATACCTTCGGCCCCACCTTCCGGGCGGAAAACTCCAATACCTCCCGCCACCTGGCCGAGTTCTGGATGATCGAACCCGAGATGGCCTTTTACGACCTGGATGCGAACATGGACCTGGCGGAGGATTTCATCCAGGAGGTTATCCGCTATGTCCTGAAGCATTGCGAGGAAGACCTGGCCTTTTTGGATAAACGCCTGGAGGATGAAGAAAAGCGGAAACCGCAGGCCGAACGCTCGGGCATGGGGCTGATTGAAAAACTGCGCTTTGTCACGGACCAGCCGTTTAAGCGGGTTACCTATACGGAGGCTATCGAAATCCTGCGAAACAGCAAGCCCAACAAGAAAAAGAAATTCCAGTACCCCATAGACGCCTGGGGCGCCGATTTACAAAGCGAGCACGAGCGCTACCTGGTGGAAAAACACTTCCAGTGCCCGGTGATTTTGTTTAACTACCCGGCAGAAATCAAGGCCTTCTACATGCGGCTGAACGACGATGGGAAAACCGTCCGGGCCATGGACATTCTGTTTCCGGGGATCGGGGAAATCGTCGGGGGTTCCCAGCGGGAAGAACGCCTGGATGTCCTGCAGGAAAAGATGCAGCAACTGGGCATAGACGAAAAAGAACTCTGGTGGTACCTGGACCTGCGTCGCTTCGGGACGGCCGTCCACAGCGGCTTTGGCCTGGGCTTTGAACGCCTGGTGCAATTTGCGACCGGCATGGGGAACATCCGGGACGTAATCCCCTTCCCCCGAACGCCACAGAACGCAGAATTCTGA
- the rplM gene encoding 50S ribosomal protein L13, with amino-acid sequence MDTLSYKTKSANKSTVQKEWLLVDAEGQTLGRLASKVAKILRGKYKPDFTPHVDCGDNVVVINAEKVSLSGNKWDAKEYIRYTGYPGGQRVQTARTLHEKNPTALVEKAVKGMLPKNRLGADLFRNLRVYAGEQHDQEAQKPRAINLNDLR; translated from the coding sequence GTGGATACATTAAGCTACAAAACCAAATCCGCCAATAAAAGCACCGTTCAGAAGGAGTGGTTGCTGGTGGATGCCGAGGGGCAGACCCTGGGAAGGCTCGCCTCCAAGGTGGCCAAAATCCTGAGGGGAAAGTACAAGCCGGACTTCACGCCCCACGTAGACTGCGGCGACAATGTCGTGGTGATCAACGCCGAAAAAGTTTCCCTTTCCGGAAATAAATGGGATGCCAAGGAATATATCCGTTATACGGGATATCCGGGCGGTCAGCGCGTACAGACTGCGCGTACGCTTCACGAGAAAAACCCGACTGCACTGGTCGAGAAAGCCGTTAAAGGCATGCTCCCGAAAAACCGGCTCGGCGCGGACCTGTTCCGCAACCTGCGGGTCTACGCCGGCGAGCAGCACGACCAGGAAGCCCAAAAACCCAGAGCAATCAATCTTAACGACCTTAGATAA
- a CDS encoding M61 family metallopeptidase, whose translation MKIRFYHLMLSLLLVGCSATRNLPTAGETPIKASLDLVDVRDDRVLVALDPGAFIAGEVKFYIPKTVPGTYSEDNYGRYVEGLAAFDYKGNPMPVVREDDNTWSISGARELDRITYYVNDSYDSEATGDPAPFSPAGTNILAGEHYMLNLHGFVGYFEGLREQPYTLELRIPEGLYPATSLSGSPGPDGTFTYSASRYFEVIDNPIQLSGEPPATFQVGDITVNISVHSPNGAYSAAAIQPAMERMMQAQKAFLGDIDGTREYNILLYLSTLDNDARGFGALEHHTSTVVVLPEQLPAAQLEEAMVDVVSHEFFHIVTPLNVHSEEIQYFDYNAPKMSRHLWMYEGTTEYFANLFQVRQELISEEDFYSRMVAKIRNASNYNDSLSFTEMSRNVLEEPYEAEYANVYEKGALINMALDIRLRELSGGTYGVLSLMKELSAKYDEDTPFRDEALFDEIVEMTYPEVRDFFQAHVIGNTPINYAAYLDKVGLDFGEQEVESGIFLKDMQSQMPFIDVDPDNTDHIFLRSDIPLNTFFTGLGAQGGDVLKSINGTEVTLNAMRMLIGQSFGWGPETEVRMVVERDGEEIVLEGTVGNPTVTELLILPDPEAPAEAVRLREAWLKG comes from the coding sequence ATGAAAATTCGGTTTTACCACCTGATGCTATCCCTCCTCCTAGTGGGCTGCAGCGCTACCAGAAACCTCCCGACGGCGGGGGAAACCCCCATTAAGGCCAGCCTGGACCTGGTGGATGTACGCGATGACCGGGTACTGGTTGCGCTGGACCCCGGGGCGTTTATCGCTGGTGAAGTGAAATTTTACATCCCCAAAACTGTGCCGGGTACCTACAGCGAAGATAATTACGGACGCTATGTGGAAGGCCTTGCGGCTTTTGACTATAAGGGCAACCCGATGCCAGTAGTCCGCGAGGACGACAACACCTGGTCCATCTCCGGCGCCCGGGAACTCGACCGGATTACGTATTATGTCAACGATTCGTACGATTCGGAGGCCACCGGGGACCCCGCCCCGTTTTCCCCCGCAGGGACGAATATCCTGGCCGGAGAGCACTATATGTTGAACCTGCACGGGTTTGTCGGCTACTTCGAGGGCCTCAGGGAGCAGCCGTACACCCTGGAGCTGCGCATCCCGGAGGGACTGTATCCGGCCACATCCCTGAGTGGGAGTCCCGGGCCTGACGGCACGTTTACCTATAGCGCCTCCCGCTATTTCGAGGTCATCGACAACCCGATTCAACTCAGCGGGGAGCCGCCGGCTACCTTCCAGGTAGGGGATATCACGGTGAACATCAGTGTACATTCCCCGAATGGCGCCTATTCGGCTGCGGCCATTCAACCCGCCATGGAGCGGATGATGCAGGCGCAAAAAGCCTTTCTGGGCGACATCGACGGCACCCGGGAATACAACATCCTGCTGTACCTCTCCACCCTGGACAACGATGCCCGGGGCTTCGGGGCCCTGGAGCACCACACATCCACCGTGGTGGTCCTCCCGGAGCAGCTCCCCGCCGCGCAGCTGGAGGAGGCGATGGTCGATGTGGTTTCCCATGAATTTTTCCATATCGTCACCCCCCTGAATGTCCACTCGGAGGAAATCCAGTACTTTGACTACAACGCCCCCAAAATGTCCCGCCACCTGTGGATGTACGAGGGGACTACCGAATATTTCGCCAACCTGTTCCAGGTCCGGCAGGAATTGATTTCCGAGGAGGACTTTTACAGCCGGATGGTTGCCAAAATCCGGAATGCCTCCAATTACAACGATTCGCTGTCGTTTACGGAGATGAGCCGGAATGTCCTGGAGGAGCCCTACGAGGCGGAGTACGCCAACGTGTATGAAAAAGGGGCGCTGATCAATATGGCCCTGGATATCCGGCTGCGGGAGCTGAGCGGGGGCACGTACGGCGTCCTGTCGCTGATGAAGGAACTCTCGGCCAAATACGACGAGGATACCCCGTTCCGGGACGAAGCCCTCTTTGATGAAATTGTGGAGATGACCTACCCGGAGGTCCGGGATTTTTTCCAGGCGCACGTCATCGGGAACACGCCGATAAATTACGCGGCCTACCTGGATAAGGTGGGCCTGGATTTTGGGGAGCAGGAGGTTGAAAGCGGGATTTTCCTCAAGGATATGCAATCCCAGATGCCCTTTATCGATGTAGACCCGGACAATACGGACCACATTTTCCTTCGCAGCGACATTCCGCTGAATACGTTTTTCACCGGCCTGGGCGCTCAGGGGGGAGACGTCCTGAAAAGCATCAATGGCACGGAGGTGACCCTCAATGCCATGCGGATGCTCATTGGCCAAAGCTTTGGCTGGGGCCCGGAAACCGAGGTGCGCATGGTGGTGGAACGGGACGGGGAGGAAATCGTCCTGGAAGGGACGGTGGGCAACCCGACGGTTACCGAACTGCTGATCCTGCCCGACCCGGAAGCGCCGGCTGAGGCTGTGCGTCTCAGGGAGGCCTGGTTGAAGGGGTAG
- the rpsB gene encoding 30S ribosomal protein S2, with amino-acid sequence MAVKAEVKDLLEAGVHFGHLTRKWNPNMAPYIYMERNGIHVINLYKTVAKLDEAGEALKKIAASGRKILFVATKKQAKDIVAQKVAEVNMPYITERWPGGMLTNFVTIRRAVKKMASIDRMKKDGTFNTLSKKERLQVDRLRAKLEKNLGSIADMTRLPGALFVVDTMREHIAVKEAQKLNIPIFAMVDTNSDPRPIDFVIPANDDASKSIEVIMSQVTQFVADGLAERKSEKSAEKEGRDADTDVVEKAPAVAKTDKAPAPAKQTKEIESEPVVEQEKPAEKQVKAENAAEPETVKSDSPVEQPKAAEKEQKEEGKAPAKKEAAAEKATDSKAEDLTKIEGIGPKAAEALTKAGVSTYSALAGTKPDAIKEILTEASSRMAHLDPESWPKQAKLAADGKWEELAEWQEKAKGGVE; translated from the coding sequence ATGGCTGTAAAAGCTGAAGTAAAAGACCTGTTAGAGGCTGGGGTGCATTTTGGCCACCTCACACGCAAGTGGAATCCCAACATGGCTCCCTATATCTACATGGAGCGCAACGGGATACACGTTATCAACCTGTACAAGACCGTCGCCAAGCTGGACGAAGCTGGCGAAGCCCTCAAAAAAATCGCCGCTTCCGGGCGCAAAATCCTTTTTGTCGCCACCAAGAAGCAGGCCAAGGACATCGTTGCCCAGAAGGTAGCCGAGGTGAATATGCCGTATATCACCGAGCGCTGGCCGGGCGGGATGCTGACAAACTTCGTCACCATCCGCAGGGCGGTGAAGAAGATGGCTTCCATCGACCGGATGAAAAAAGACGGAACCTTCAATACACTTTCCAAAAAAGAGCGCCTGCAGGTAGACCGGCTCCGCGCCAAGTTGGAAAAGAACCTCGGTTCCATCGCGGACATGACGCGCCTGCCGGGCGCCCTCTTCGTGGTGGACACCATGCGGGAGCACATCGCCGTGAAAGAGGCCCAGAAACTCAACATCCCCATCTTTGCCATGGTGGATACCAACTCGGACCCGCGCCCGATCGATTTTGTGATCCCGGCCAATGACGACGCCTCCAAATCCATCGAGGTGATCATGAGCCAGGTGACCCAATTCGTCGCCGACGGGCTTGCCGAGCGCAAATCCGAAAAATCCGCCGAGAAAGAAGGCAGGGATGCCGATACGGACGTGGTTGAAAAAGCCCCGGCTGTTGCCAAGACCGACAAGGCTCCGGCTCCGGCAAAGCAGACCAAGGAAATTGAGTCCGAACCGGTGGTAGAGCAGGAAAAGCCGGCTGAAAAACAGGTGAAGGCCGAGAATGCAGCCGAGCCCGAAACCGTAAAATCCGACTCCCCGGTTGAACAGCCGAAAGCTGCTGAAAAGGAGCAGAAAGAGGAGGGAAAAGCCCCGGCAAAGAAAGAAGCAGCCGCTGAAAAAGCAACCGATAGCAAAGCCGAGGACCTGACGAAAATCGAAGGTATCGGGCCGAAGGCTGCCGAAGCCCTGACCAAAGCGGGGGTAAGCACCTATTCCGCCCTGGCCGGGACCAAGCCGGATGCCATCAAGGAAATCCTTACGGAAGCAAGTTCGCGCATGGCGCACCTGGATCCGGAAAGCTGGCCGAAACAAGCCAAATTGGCCGCTGACGGCAAGTGGGAAGAACTTGCCGAGTGGCAGGAAAAAGCGAAAGGCGGGGTAGAGTAA
- the pyrH gene encoding UMP kinase, giving the protein MQYKRILLKLSGEALMGDRSYGIDPGRLALYAEEIRAVVEKGVEVAIVIGGGNIFRGVAGASNGMDRVQGDHMGMLATIINGLALQSALEDKGLDTRLQSAIKINEVAEPFIRRRAMRHLEKGRVVIFGGGTGNPYFTTDSAAVLRAIEIEADVILKGTRVDGIYTSDPEKDKSATKFDSISFKDVLSRGLKVMDTTAFTLSQENELPIVVFDMNKQGNLMKIVSGENIGTVVNL; this is encoded by the coding sequence ATGCAGTACAAACGAATCCTTTTAAAACTCAGCGGAGAGGCCCTGATGGGCGACCGGTCTTATGGCATCGACCCCGGCAGACTGGCCTTGTACGCAGAGGAAATCCGGGCAGTTGTCGAAAAAGGCGTGGAGGTTGCCATTGTCATTGGCGGGGGAAATATCTTCCGGGGGGTGGCCGGCGCGAGTAACGGCATGGACCGCGTCCAGGGCGACCACATGGGGATGCTCGCAACCATCATCAACGGCCTGGCACTGCAGTCCGCCCTGGAAGACAAAGGGCTGGACACGCGGTTGCAGTCTGCCATCAAGATCAATGAAGTGGCCGAACCCTTTATCCGCCGCCGCGCCATGCGGCACCTGGAGAAGGGTCGGGTGGTCATATTCGGAGGGGGCACGGGCAACCCGTACTTTACCACAGATTCGGCAGCTGTGCTCCGCGCCATCGAAATCGAGGCAGACGTGATCCTGAAGGGGACCCGGGTGGACGGTATCTACACCAGCGACCCGGAAAAGGACAAGTCCGCCACCAAATTCGACAGCATCAGCTTTAAGGATGTCCTGAGCCGCGGCCTGAAGGTCATGGATACCACAGCCTTCACCCTGAGTCAGGAAAATGAACTGCCGATCGTCGTATTTGACATGAACAAACAAGGAAACCTGATGAAAATTGTTTCCGGCGAGAATATCGGAACCGTTGTTAACCTTTAA
- a CDS encoding efflux RND transporter permease subunit, with protein MAFKLTQGFWARTARIILRNRILILVGIALVTVLLATQWKNMQFSNTEANLLPDDHPATLEYGAFLEQFGEEGNTIVLAVKDSRLFEPEAFNRWNIFNEQLEAFPEIDFVLSTDNLQRLVKDNEAQEFRLEPWLADSVRTTGQLDSLTDELFNRMPFYEKLLYNKEGRTIQSVVYLDQDLVNTKVRKDFVLNDLRNLVAEFEQDTGMNVRVSGMPYIRTMNSQNIIDEIGKFIFAALAVTSLIFFFFFRSIRATLISICVVIFGVMWAFGTLGLLQYEITVLTALIPPVIIVIGIPNCIFLINKYQQEVKKHGNQALSLQRVISKIGNATLMTNVTTASGFATFIITDSRLLSEFGIVASINILGIFVLSLLIIPILYSFMPLPKTKHLKHLNKRWIDAFVNWMERIVRHQRITVYIVAICTLVASIIGIYQIRISGSPIEDMPKKAEFFQDIRFFEAEFDGIMPVEIVVDSRRRNGILKPATLRRMDQLGEVIRDIPELSRPISVVDLVKYSKQAYYNGIPKYYQLPTSQENNFILDIARKSKDNGNLLQSFVDSTGQVARITTFMQDMKTDRMEEIEQELREEAAKIFPEERYDVSLTGKALLFLKGTKFLVRNLVLSLALAIGLISLLMAYLFRSFRMIVISLIPNLLPLVITAGVMGFLGVPIKPSTILVFSIAFGISVDDTIHFLAKYRQELISNHWRIRKSVYAALRETGVSMFYTSIVLFFGFSVFTISNFGGTVALGALVSATLLFAMLANLILLPSLLLSLERNIANKQVLKKPQIDILPGGTGSGQDRD; from the coding sequence ATGGCATTCAAACTCACACAAGGCTTCTGGGCCCGTACAGCCCGCATCATCCTGCGCAACCGCATCCTGATCCTGGTCGGGATTGCCCTGGTGACCGTCCTGCTGGCCACCCAGTGGAAAAACATGCAGTTCTCCAACACAGAGGCCAACCTGCTCCCGGACGACCACCCGGCTACACTGGAGTACGGCGCCTTTCTGGAACAATTCGGGGAGGAGGGAAACACGATTGTACTGGCCGTTAAGGATTCCCGCCTGTTTGAACCGGAGGCGTTTAACCGCTGGAATATTTTCAACGAACAGCTGGAGGCGTTCCCGGAGATCGATTTTGTCCTTTCCACGGACAACCTGCAGCGCCTGGTCAAAGACAATGAGGCCCAGGAATTCCGCCTGGAACCCTGGCTCGCCGACAGTGTCCGTACCACCGGGCAACTCGACAGCCTTACCGACGAGCTATTCAACCGCATGCCGTTCTACGAAAAACTCCTCTATAACAAAGAGGGGCGGACCATCCAGTCCGTGGTCTACCTGGACCAGGACCTGGTCAATACAAAGGTCCGCAAGGATTTTGTGCTGAACGACCTGCGCAACCTGGTGGCGGAGTTTGAACAGGATACCGGGATGAATGTCCGCGTCTCGGGGATGCCCTATATCCGGACGATGAACTCCCAGAATATCATCGACGAAATCGGCAAGTTTATCTTTGCCGCCCTGGCGGTGACCTCGTTGATTTTCTTTTTCTTCTTCCGATCCATCCGCGCCACGCTGATTTCGATCTGCGTGGTTATTTTCGGGGTGATGTGGGCCTTTGGGACCCTGGGCCTGCTCCAGTACGAAATCACCGTGCTGACAGCCCTGATCCCGCCGGTGATCATCGTAATCGGCATCCCCAATTGCATCTTCCTGATCAACAAATACCAACAGGAAGTAAAAAAACACGGAAACCAGGCGCTTTCCCTCCAGCGGGTGATCTCCAAAATCGGCAATGCCACGCTGATGACCAATGTCACCACAGCCTCCGGTTTTGCCACCTTTATCATCACGGACAGCCGGTTGCTCTCGGAATTCGGCATCGTCGCCTCCATCAACATCCTGGGCATTTTTGTGCTTTCCCTGCTGATTATCCCGATCCTCTACAGCTTTATGCCGCTGCCCAAGACAAAACACCTGAAGCACCTCAACAAACGGTGGATCGACGCCTTTGTAAACTGGATGGAGCGGATCGTGCGGCACCAGCGCATTACCGTTTACATCGTGGCTATCTGCACGCTGGTGGCCAGCATCATCGGGATCTACCAGATCCGCATCTCGGGCAGCCCCATAGAGGACATGCCCAAGAAGGCCGAATTTTTCCAGGATATCCGCTTTTTTGAAGCCGAATTCGACGGGATCATGCCCGTGGAAATCGTGGTCGATTCCCGCCGGCGCAACGGCATACTGAAACCGGCCACCCTGCGCCGGATGGACCAACTCGGGGAGGTGATCCGGGACATTCCGGAGCTTTCCCGTCCCATTTCCGTGGTGGACCTGGTTAAGTACTCCAAGCAGGCCTACTACAACGGCATCCCCAAATACTACCAGCTGCCGACGTCCCAGGAGAACAATTTTATCCTGGATATCGCCAGGAAATCCAAAGATAACGGCAACCTGCTCCAGAGCTTTGTGGATTCCACCGGGCAGGTGGCCCGGATCACCACCTTTATGCAGGACATGAAAACCGACCGCATGGAGGAAATTGAACAGGAACTCCGGGAGGAGGCCGCCAAGATTTTCCCGGAGGAGCGGTACGATGTCTCCCTCACGGGCAAGGCCCTGCTCTTCCTGAAAGGCACAAAATTCCTCGTGCGGAACCTGGTCCTCTCCCTGGCCCTGGCCATCGGCTTGATCTCCCTGCTCATGGCCTACCTCTTCCGGTCGTTCCGGATGATCGTGATCTCCCTGATCCCTAACCTGCTCCCCCTGGTGATAACCGCAGGGGTGATGGGCTTTCTGGGCGTCCCGATCAAGCCTTCCACCATCCTGGTTTTCAGCATTGCCTTCGGGATTTCCGTGGACGACACAATCCACTTCCTGGCCAAATACCGGCAGGAACTCATCAGCAACCACTGGCGCATCCGCAAGTCCGTCTATGCTGCTCTGCGCGAAACGGGAGTGAGCATGTTCTACACCTCCATCGTCCTGTTTTTCGGGTTTTCCGTGTTCACCATTTCAAACTTCGGGGGCACGGTGGCCCTGGGGGCCCTGGTTTCGGCCACCCTGCTCTTTGCCATGCTCGCCAACCTGATCCTGTTGCCGTCCCTGCTGCTCTCCCTGGAACGGAACATCGCCAACAAGCAGGTACTCAAAAAGCCGCAGATCGACATCCTCCCCGGGGGGACGGGCTCCGGCCAGGACCGGGATTAG